The Solirubrobacterales bacterium genome has a window encoding:
- a CDS encoding DUF4242 domain-containing protein: MNTYVILRRSGWKSPGDLEAAAERSRQVGDEEMSDDIRWIRSYVLEEGGSSVGTVCVYQATSPEAIRDHASRADLPVDEVIPVADTVLVRPDPD; encoded by the coding sequence ATGAACACCTACGTAATCCTGCGACGCAGCGGCTGGAAGTCACCCGGAGACCTCGAGGCTGCCGCCGAGCGGTCGCGTCAGGTAGGCGACGAGGAGATGTCGGACGACATCCGCTGGATTCGGAGCTACGTGCTCGAGGAGGGCGGCAGCTCGGTGGGAACGGTGTGCGTCTACCAGGCGACCAGTCCCGAGGCGATCCGCGATCACGCCTCGCGGGCGGACCTGCCCGTCGACGAGGTGATCCCCGTCGCCGACACGGTCCTGGTTCGACCCGACCCGGACTGA
- a CDS encoding RpiB/LacA/LacB family sugar-phosphate isomerase: MRVAVAADERVGIAEAIVEELRTRGHEPIAHGALSDAERDDWAWASEAAARDVAEGRTDQAIVCCWTGTGASIAANKVPGVRAALCGDAQTAAGARRWNDANVLALSLRATSQAELGEILDAWFDSGPSSDAQDQANIAHLSEIEAPE; encoded by the coding sequence ATGCGTGTGGCAGTCGCAGCGGACGAGCGGGTGGGGATCGCGGAGGCGATCGTCGAGGAGCTGCGCACCCGGGGCCACGAGCCGATCGCCCACGGGGCGCTCAGCGATGCCGAGCGCGACGATTGGGCCTGGGCCAGCGAGGCCGCCGCCCGCGACGTAGCCGAGGGCCGCACGGACCAGGCGATCGTCTGCTGCTGGACGGGCACGGGCGCCTCGATCGCGGCCAACAAGGTTCCCGGAGTGAGGGCTGCCCTGTGCGGCGACGCGCAAACGGCCGCCGGCGCCCGCAGATGGAACGATGCGAACGTGCTCGCGCTCAGCCTGCGCGCAACCTCCCAGGCCGAGCTCGGAGAGATTCTGGACGCCTGGTTCGACTCCGGCCCAAGCTCCGACGCGCAGGATCAGGCCAACATCGCGCACCTCTCGGAGATCGAGGCTCCCGAGTAG
- the sucC gene encoding ADP-forming succinate--CoA ligase subunit beta, which translates to MDLLEYQGKQLFGQHGVPVPDGRYADTVPAAVEAAEEVGYPCVVKAQVRIGKRGKAGGIKIANDRDEAFKHAEAILGMDIRGFTVHEVWIERASRIDAEYYASIILDRSEKKLLAMLSRMGGMDVEEVAEADPSALIRRYVEPGEDLTHELALQMSMDARIDEDASDQVASLLVKLHQFAHAEDATLIEVNPLIVTSDREVIALDSKVTIDNSALYRHEELADLRDRSAEDPQEQMAKEKGITYVKLGGDIGILGNGAGLCMSTLDVVAQAGGKPANFLDAGGGSKAEAIVNALEVITSDENVTAILFNIFGGITRCDEIAKGIIEAFARMDIDMPLVVRLDGTNSEEGLGLLADADLPDLHVEKTMLGAAQRVVELARA; encoded by the coding sequence GTGGACCTGCTCGAGTACCAGGGAAAGCAGCTCTTCGGCCAGCACGGCGTCCCGGTTCCCGACGGCCGCTATGCCGACACCGTGCCTGCTGCGGTGGAGGCGGCGGAGGAGGTCGGTTACCCGTGCGTGGTCAAGGCGCAGGTGCGGATCGGCAAGCGCGGTAAGGCCGGCGGAATCAAGATCGCCAACGATCGTGACGAGGCGTTTAAGCACGCCGAGGCGATCCTCGGCATGGACATTCGCGGCTTCACCGTCCATGAGGTCTGGATCGAGCGCGCCTCGAGAATCGACGCCGAGTACTACGCCTCGATCATCCTCGACCGCTCGGAGAAGAAGCTGCTGGCGATGCTCTCCCGCATGGGCGGCATGGACGTGGAAGAGGTGGCGGAAGCGGATCCGTCGGCCCTGATCAGGCGCTATGTCGAGCCGGGCGAGGATCTCACCCACGAGCTTGCGCTGCAGATGTCGATGGACGCTCGAATCGACGAGGACGCGAGCGATCAGGTGGCGAGTCTCCTGGTCAAGCTGCACCAGTTCGCGCACGCCGAGGACGCGACCCTGATCGAGGTGAACCCGCTTATCGTCACCTCTGACCGCGAGGTCATCGCGCTCGACTCGAAGGTGACGATCGACAACAGCGCCCTGTACAGGCACGAGGAGCTGGCGGACTTGCGCGATCGCTCCGCCGAGGATCCCCAGGAGCAGATGGCGAAGGAGAAGGGCATCACCTACGTGAAGCTCGGCGGCGACATCGGCATCCTGGGCAACGGAGCCGGCCTCTGCATGTCGACGCTCGATGTCGTCGCCCAGGCGGGCGGCAAGCCCGCCAACTTCCTGGACGCCGGGGGCGGCTCCAAGGCGGAGGCGATCGTCAACGCGCTCGAGGTGATCACCTCCGACGAGAATGTCACGGCCATCCTCTTCAACATCTTCGGCGGCATCACACGCTGCGACGAGATCGCCAAGGGAATCATCGAGGCGTTCGCCCGGATGGACATAGACATGCCGCTGGTTGTCCGCCTGGACGGCACGAACTCCGAGGAGGGCCTGGGGTTGCTCGCCGATGCGGACCTTCCGGACCTGCACGTGGAGAAGACGATGCTCGGCGCCGCCCAGCGGGTGGTCGAGTTGGCCAGGGCATAA
- a CDS encoding helix-turn-helix domain-containing protein, which translates to MISHPERNEIQLEGVLHALSDPVRLRIARELAEADSERPCGSFGFPVTKSTMTHHFKVLREAGVIRQRQEATLRLTSLRRADLDARFPGLLDRILEAAEEEAVVRA; encoded by the coding sequence ATGATCTCCCACCCGGAGCGCAACGAGATCCAGCTCGAGGGCGTGCTCCACGCGCTCAGCGATCCGGTGCGGCTGCGGATCGCCCGCGAGCTCGCCGAGGCCGACAGCGAGCGCCCTTGCGGCAGCTTCGGGTTCCCGGTGACCAAATCGACCATGACGCACCACTTCAAGGTCCTGCGCGAGGCAGGGGTCATCCGCCAGCGGCAGGAGGCCACCTTGCGGCTGACGAGCCTTCGACGCGCAGACCTCGATGCACGGTTCCCGGGCCTTTTGGATCGGATCCTCGAAGCGGCTGAGGAGGAGGCCGTCGTCCGCGCCTGA
- a CDS encoding dihydrofolate reductase family protein gives MRRLLPDPGPTSVEQQLDGLELASRAHDDRPYVITNFAVTLDGRATIQGRSGAIGSDTDTQMLVGLRTKVDAVLIGAGTLRAERYGRVVPDPDQRARREGDGLSQDPLAVVVSGRLDVPWDAGLFTDGAGEVLIFTASETEAPKTRTPVTVVRHEDRVELAAALNHLRTERGVRTLLCEGGPILHAQLIEAGLVDELFVTHAPKLAGGEGPGLVTGLPALERPLELAWLLEHDGELFGRYRTVRPPE, from the coding sequence GTGCGCCGCCTGCTTCCCGACCCCGGCCCGACGAGCGTTGAGCAGCAGCTCGACGGTCTCGAGCTGGCAAGCAGAGCCCACGATGATCGTCCCTACGTGATCACCAATTTCGCGGTCACGCTCGATGGTCGGGCGACCATCCAGGGTCGCTCCGGGGCGATCGGCAGCGACACCGACACCCAGATGCTGGTTGGACTCCGCACCAAGGTGGACGCGGTGTTGATCGGCGCGGGCACCCTGCGAGCTGAGCGCTACGGCCGCGTGGTGCCCGATCCCGACCAGCGCGCTCGGCGCGAGGGGGACGGGCTCTCGCAAGACCCCCTCGCGGTGGTGGTGAGCGGCCGACTCGACGTCCCGTGGGACGCTGGGCTGTTCACCGACGGAGCCGGCGAGGTGTTGATCTTCACCGCCTCCGAGACCGAGGCGCCGAAGACCCGAACCCCGGTGACCGTGGTTCGCCACGAGGATCGCGTTGAGCTGGCCGCCGCGCTCAACCACCTGCGCACCGAGCGGGGGGTGCGAACGCTGCTGTGCGAGGGTGGACCCATTCTGCACGCCCAGCTGATCGAAGCCGGCCTGGTCGACGAGCTGTTCGTCACCCACGCGCCCAAGCTCGCAGGGGGTGAGGGGCCCGGCCTGGTCACCGGCCTGCCGGCCCTGGAGCGGCCCCTGGAGCTCGCCTGGCTCCTGGAACACGATGGCGAGCTCTTCGGCCGCTACCGAACCGTCCGCCCGCCCGAGTAG
- a CDS encoding sulfotransferase, with translation MARADAADEAMVARAHERFAAERRRVQRRSGRRGGVLPNLVVIGGLKCGTTSLHHYIDLHPAVEMSRPKELNFFVAELNWSLGPDWYSSHFSGGAPIRGESSPHYTNRPRFDGVAERMRSMLADARIIYMVRDPIDRMLSHYLHNLGGGYDDRSLAEAFADPESAYVNRSRYFFQLEPYLDAFGEERIEIVGREELKRDRRGTMRRVFEFLGVDSGFNSEQFDREWETGTAKGGGRFRLMDRAVRLPGLRALDRNFDRLPESLRWLVERVVHDPGAGEAPKPEVPPPLRAELADLYRDDVARLERVAGREFGWLE, from the coding sequence TTGGCGCGGGCTGACGCTGCCGACGAGGCGATGGTGGCGCGGGCGCACGAGCGCTTCGCGGCGGAGAGGCGGCGCGTTCAGCGCCGTTCCGGGCGCCGTGGAGGTGTGCTTCCGAACCTGGTCGTCATCGGGGGCCTGAAGTGCGGCACGACGAGCCTCCATCACTACATCGACCTCCACCCAGCGGTCGAGATGTCACGTCCCAAGGAGCTCAACTTCTTCGTCGCCGAGCTCAACTGGTCGCTGGGCCCCGACTGGTACTCGAGCCATTTCAGCGGCGGGGCCCCGATTCGCGGCGAAAGCTCTCCCCACTACACCAACCGGCCGCGCTTCGACGGGGTCGCGGAGCGCATGCGCTCGATGCTCGCGGACGCCCGCATCATCTACATGGTGCGGGACCCGATCGACCGAATGCTCTCCCACTACCTCCACAACCTCGGTGGCGGCTACGACGACCGCTCGCTTGCCGAAGCTTTCGCAGATCCCGAAAGCGCCTACGTGAACCGCAGCCGCTATTTCTTCCAGCTCGAGCCCTACCTGGACGCCTTCGGCGAGGAGCGGATCGAGATCGTCGGCCGCGAGGAACTGAAGCGCGACCGGCGAGGCACGATGCGCCGCGTGTTCGAGTTCCTCGGCGTCGACTCCGGCTTCAACTCAGAGCAGTTCGACCGGGAGTGGGAGACCGGCACCGCAAAGGGCGGCGGCCGCTTCCGCTTGATGGACCGCGCGGTGCGACTCCCAGGCCTGAGGGCACTGGACCGTAACTTCGACCGCCTCCCGGAGTCGCTGCGCTGGCTGGTGGAGCGAGTGGTTCACGACCCCGGCGCCGGCGAGGCGCCGAAGCCGGAGGTGCCGCCGCCGCTCAGAGCGGAGCTCGCGGACCTGTACCGCGACGACGTTGCCCGCCTGGAGCGGGTCGCCGGTCGCGAATTCGGCTGGCTCGAGTAA
- a CDS encoding nucleotide sugar dehydrogenase, with amino-acid sequence MKVGIIGLGYVGLPLAVAFAEAGCEVVGVDIDGRRVERLRRSESDVEDVSSERLRAVAERFTATDEYRGLAGCEAIVIAVPTPLANHREPDLGYLVDAATQLSRVLHEGRLVVLESTTYPGTTRERLLPILEESGLAAGREFNLAYSPERIDPGRTDHSIRTTPKIVGGVTDECCRRAAELYRLICDEVVEVSSPEVAELTKLLENIFRSVNIALVNELAQLCDRMGIDVWEVVDAAATKPFGFMRFEPGPGMGGHCLPVDPFYLAFKAREHDFYTEFIELAGKLNQAQPQFCVEKIDRTLNQARKPVRGSRILVLGVAYKSGVGDLRESPAVKIIRSLRELGADVAYHDSHIPELPEFSLASAELETELGQADLVVIVTAHPEVDFERVVREAALVLDFRGVTRGMGAKNLVRL; translated from the coding sequence ATGAAGGTTGGGATCATCGGGCTGGGCTACGTGGGCCTGCCACTTGCTGTCGCCTTTGCGGAGGCCGGGTGCGAGGTGGTCGGCGTGGACATCGACGGCCGCCGCGTCGAGCGCCTTCGCCGCTCGGAGTCCGACGTCGAGGACGTCTCGTCGGAGCGCCTTCGGGCGGTCGCCGAACGCTTCACCGCTACGGACGAATACAGGGGCCTCGCCGGCTGCGAGGCGATCGTGATCGCCGTTCCGACGCCGCTTGCCAACCATCGCGAGCCCGACCTCGGCTATCTGGTGGACGCGGCGACCCAGCTGTCGCGGGTCCTGCACGAGGGCCGGCTGGTGGTGCTCGAATCGACCACATATCCGGGCACCACGCGAGAGCGCCTGCTCCCGATCCTCGAGGAGTCTGGTTTGGCGGCTGGTCGCGAGTTCAACCTCGCCTACTCGCCAGAGCGCATCGACCCCGGCCGCACGGACCACTCGATCCGCACCACGCCGAAGATCGTCGGCGGCGTCACCGACGAGTGCTGCCGGCGCGCAGCGGAGCTGTATCGGCTGATCTGCGACGAGGTCGTGGAGGTTTCCTCGCCGGAGGTGGCCGAGCTGACCAAACTGCTCGAGAACATCTTCCGCTCGGTCAACATCGCGCTGGTCAACGAGCTCGCCCAGCTCTGCGACCGGATGGGGATCGACGTCTGGGAGGTCGTCGACGCGGCGGCGACCAAGCCCTTCGGCTTCATGCGCTTCGAGCCCGGCCCGGGGATGGGCGGGCATTGCCTGCCGGTGGACCCCTTCTACCTCGCATTCAAGGCCCGCGAGCACGACTTCTACACCGAGTTCATCGAGCTGGCCGGAAAGCTCAATCAGGCGCAGCCGCAGTTCTGCGTCGAGAAGATCGACCGCACGCTCAATCAGGCCCGCAAGCCGGTGCGTGGCTCGCGGATCCTGGTGCTGGGCGTCGCCTACAAATCCGGCGTCGGCGATCTGCGCGAGTCCCCTGCCGTGAAGATCATCAGGAGCCTGCGCGAGCTGGGCGCCGACGTCGCCTACCACGACTCGCACATCCCTGAGTTGCCGGAGTTCTCGCTTGCCTCGGCGGAGCTGGAGACGGAGCTCGGGCAGGCCGACCTCGTCGTCATCGTCACCGCTCATCCGGAGGTCGACTTTGAGCGGGTGGTGCGCGAGGCGGCATTGGTGCTCGACTTCCGCGGCGTGACGCGGGGCATGGGAGCGAAGAACCTGGTCAGATTGTGA
- a CDS encoding HAD family hydrolase, translated as MPLPKLKEIQWVTVDCYGTLIDWEKGITDAFTAEGKRDGFSFDDGPFVERFFEVQAEIIRGSYELYAEVLRRATVRAAHEIGWEIEPSRAQFLPDSVERWVPFREANAAMDRLAKRYEVGIVSNIDDKLLGVSRRHLRTELDLVVTAQQVRSYKPDPAHFRECARRMGGKKGWVHIASGYETDVAPVLKMNVPVIWVNRKGEKLNGRKPPTATVKNFREAAKRLGAG; from the coding sequence ATGCCGCTACCCAAGCTAAAGGAAATCCAGTGGGTCACCGTGGACTGCTACGGAACCCTGATCGATTGGGAGAAGGGCATCACGGATGCCTTCACGGCTGAGGGCAAGCGCGACGGCTTCAGCTTCGATGACGGGCCGTTCGTCGAGCGCTTCTTCGAGGTCCAGGCCGAGATCATCCGCGGTTCGTACGAGCTCTACGCCGAAGTGCTGCGGCGAGCGACCGTGCGCGCCGCGCACGAGATCGGCTGGGAAATCGAGCCCTCGCGCGCCCAGTTCCTACCCGACAGCGTCGAACGCTGGGTGCCGTTCCGCGAGGCAAATGCGGCCATGGACCGGCTCGCCAAGCGCTACGAGGTGGGAATCGTCTCGAACATCGACGACAAGCTGCTCGGCGTCTCGCGCCGGCACCTGCGAACCGAGCTCGATCTGGTCGTCACCGCTCAGCAGGTCCGCAGCTACAAGCCCGATCCGGCCCATTTCAGAGAGTGCGCGCGGCGGATGGGCGGCAAGAAGGGCTGGGTTCACATCGCCAGCGGGTACGAAACCGACGTCGCGCCGGTGCTGAAGATGAACGTGCCGGTGATCTGGGTCAACCGCAAGGGCGAGAAGCTCAACGGGCGCAAGCCGCCAACCGCGACGGTCAAGAACTTTCGCGAGGCGGCGAAGAGACTTGGCGCGGGCTGA